A region from the Burkholderiales bacterium genome encodes:
- a CDS encoding aldolase: protein MAVIRPKEAYHERTTQEMARHLRTPEWNLRQKIALACRILADEGHESALAGQITARAEKPGTYWMLSFGLGFDEAQASNIVLVDDDLNLLDGDGMVNPSNRFHLWIYRHRPNVNAIIHTHPPYCSALSLTGEPLVAAHMDTSMFYDDCAFLPHWPGPPIGDEEGEIIHNALGDNRSILLAHHGQLCACSTMEEAAVLSVFIERAARMQLLARAVGPIKQLEPALAKEAHDYRLKPKAVGATFHYFARRVLRKSSEVLE, encoded by the coding sequence ATGGCAGTCATCCGTCCCAAAGAGGCCTACCACGAGCGCACCACGCAGGAGATGGCCAGGCACCTGCGCACCCCCGAATGGAACCTGCGCCAGAAGATCGCGCTGGCGTGCCGCATCCTCGCCGACGAAGGCCACGAGTCGGCGCTGGCCGGTCAGATCACCGCGCGCGCGGAGAAGCCCGGCACGTACTGGATGCTCTCCTTCGGCCTGGGGTTCGACGAAGCGCAGGCGAGCAACATCGTGCTCGTCGACGACGATCTGAACCTGCTCGACGGCGACGGCATGGTGAACCCGTCGAACCGCTTTCACCTGTGGATCTACCGGCACCGGCCGAACGTGAACGCGATCATCCACACCCATCCGCCGTATTGCTCGGCGCTGTCGCTCACCGGCGAGCCGCTGGTCGCCGCGCACATGGACACGTCGATGTTCTACGACGACTGCGCGTTCCTGCCGCACTGGCCGGGGCCGCCCATCGGCGACGAGGAAGGCGAGATCATCCACAACGCGCTCGGCGACAACCGATCGATCCTGCTCGCGCACCACGGCCAGCTCTGCGCATGCTCGACGATGGAAGAAGCCGCGGTGCTGTCGGTCTTCATCGAGCGCGCCGCGCGCATGCAGCTACTCGCGCGCGCGGTGGGGCCGATCAAGCAACTGGAGCCCGCGCTCGCGAAGGAAGCGCACGACTATCGCCTCAAGCCGAAAGCGGTCGGGGCGACGTTTCATTACTTCGCGAGGAGGGTGTTGCGGAAGAGCTCGGAAGTGTTGGAATGA
- a CDS encoding c-type cytochrome — translation MRHALAALLLTSSSLAGGASFEESYMKNCAVCHLPGINGAPKVGDKAEWTARIRPGISTIYRNAIKGIPNTAMMAKGGHDDLSDAEIKAIVDYMIGAAGIEPTVLKDAARYDALGITDADFIALDRDFDGGLSRNEVAADAVLARHFARFDANRDGKLSEAEYRTAEATLERERAAVDVPDEALVAAVRAALAKMKDVDLPNTKVEAERGTVAIVGIVGTPQVVKDAYAAVKRIAGIKKIDMRLVSGHQMGWD, via the coding sequence ATGCGACACGCACTCGCCGCGCTGCTTCTCACCTCGAGCTCCCTCGCCGGCGGCGCCTCGTTCGAAGAGAGCTACATGAAGAACTGCGCGGTGTGCCACCTGCCGGGCATCAACGGCGCGCCCAAGGTCGGCGACAAGGCGGAGTGGACCGCGCGCATACGGCCCGGTATCTCGACGATCTATCGCAACGCGATCAAGGGTATCCCCAACACCGCGATGATGGCCAAAGGCGGCCACGACGATCTCTCCGACGCGGAGATCAAGGCGATCGTCGACTACATGATCGGCGCGGCGGGGATCGAGCCGACCGTCCTCAAGGACGCCGCGCGCTACGACGCGCTCGGCATCACCGACGCCGATTTCATCGCGCTCGACCGCGATTTCGACGGCGGCCTTTCCCGCAACGAGGTCGCCGCCGATGCCGTGCTCGCCAGGCACTTCGCGCGCTTCGACGCGAACCGCGACGGCAAGCTGTCCGAAGCCGAGTACCGCACCGCCGAAGCGACGCTCGAGCGCGAGCGTGCGGCGGTCGACGTTCCCGACGAAGCGCTCGTCGCCGCGGTGCGCGCGGCGCTCGCGAAGATGAAGGATGTCGACCTGCCGAACACGAAGGTCGAAGCCGAGCGCGGCACGGTCGCCATCGTCGGCATCGTCGGCACGCCGCAGGTCGTGAAGGACGCCTACGCCGCGGTGAAGCGCATCGCCGGCATCAAGAAGATCGACATGAGGCTCGTCTCGGGCCATCAGATGGGCTGGGACTAG
- a CDS encoding tripartite tricarboxylate transporter substrate binding protein — protein sequence MARLLALLFVCALSLVHAQERAPAYPSKPIRMIMPFSPGGGTDLVGRLLAKEMTESLGQAVVADNRTGAGGLIGIETAARANPDGYTVLFTNQSIATNESVYSKLKYNALRDFAPVSRVGELQFILAVNPALPVASVKDLTAYVKARPGKLSYASGGLGGVLYFAMEMYKNLAGLDIVHVPYRGGGDAATAVVANQVQTIFVSVPAGIALIQAGRLKPLAITGTARSKLAPDIPTMVEAGVAGYEFTVWNMMLAPAATPKPVLGRLHATIVKSLQSQALVDNLAKMGVLPGASASPAEAHQYFAAEVARYAKLVKQIGLKID from the coding sequence TTGGCAAGGCTGCTCGCGCTGTTGTTCGTCTGTGCGCTATCGCTCGTTCACGCTCAGGAACGCGCTCCCGCTTATCCGTCCAAGCCCATACGCATGATCATGCCGTTCTCGCCCGGCGGCGGCACCGATCTCGTGGGGCGCTTGCTCGCGAAGGAGATGACCGAATCGCTCGGGCAGGCGGTCGTCGCGGACAACCGCACCGGTGCAGGCGGACTGATCGGCATCGAGACCGCGGCGCGCGCGAATCCCGACGGTTACACCGTGCTCTTCACCAACCAGTCGATCGCGACCAACGAGAGCGTCTATTCGAAGCTCAAGTACAACGCGCTGCGCGACTTCGCGCCGGTGTCGCGCGTCGGCGAGTTGCAGTTCATCCTCGCGGTCAACCCGGCGCTGCCGGTCGCATCGGTGAAGGACCTCACCGCCTACGTGAAAGCGCGCCCCGGCAAGCTCTCGTACGCCTCCGGGGGCCTCGGCGGCGTGCTGTACTTCGCGATGGAGATGTACAAGAACCTCGCCGGGCTCGACATCGTGCACGTGCCCTACCGCGGCGGCGGCGACGCGGCGACCGCGGTCGTCGCCAATCAGGTGCAGACGATCTTCGTCTCGGTGCCCGCGGGCATCGCGCTGATACAGGCCGGACGGCTGAAACCGCTGGCGATCACCGGAACGGCGCGATCGAAGCTCGCGCCCGACATCCCGACGATGGTCGAAGCCGGCGTCGCCGGCTACGAATTCACGGTGTGGAACATGATGCTCGCGCCCGCGGCGACGCCCAAGCCTGTGCTCGGCCGCCTGCACGCGACGATCGTCAAGTCGCTCCAGTCCCAGGCGCTGGTCGACAACCTTGCGAAGATGGGGGTGCTGCCGGGCGCATCGGCGTCACCTGCCGAGGCCCACCAGTATTTCGCGGCGGAGGTCGCGCGCTATGCGAAGCTCGTCAAGCAGATCGGGCTGAAGATCGACTGA
- a CDS encoding alpha/beta hydrolase, translating to MALYRDMDQAALDAAYDNGRAVAESAKFITDWERRSAEIALERPRHLDLRYGPRERNRIDYFAADAPDCPVLVFIHGGYWQSRAKELFRFIARGPLAHGIGVALVGYTLAPEARLSEIVDEVRTALSWLGAKLHTLSADASRIFVSGWSAGGHLTAAALDHHAVRGGLAISGLYDLEPIRLSYLNEKLRLESDEVVPLSPLHNIPGNSPPLIVTYGTRELPELQRQSEEYAAARAAAGLPGRVEPVEGCNHYTMLEELADPRGALMELVLELIRG from the coding sequence ATGGCCCTCTATCGCGACATGGACCAAGCCGCGCTCGACGCCGCGTACGACAACGGCAGGGCGGTGGCCGAAAGCGCCAAGTTCATCACGGACTGGGAGCGCAGAAGTGCCGAAATCGCTCTGGAGCGTCCGCGGCATCTCGATCTGCGCTACGGCCCGCGCGAGCGCAACCGCATCGATTACTTCGCGGCGGACGCGCCGGATTGCCCGGTGCTCGTGTTCATACACGGCGGCTACTGGCAATCGCGCGCGAAGGAGCTCTTCCGGTTCATCGCGCGCGGTCCGCTCGCGCACGGCATCGGCGTCGCGCTGGTCGGTTACACGCTCGCGCCCGAGGCGCGACTGAGCGAGATCGTCGACGAAGTGCGCACCGCGCTGTCGTGGCTCGGCGCGAAGCTGCACACGCTGAGCGCGGACGCGAGCCGCATCTTCGTGTCCGGATGGTCGGCGGGCGGCCATCTCACCGCCGCGGCGCTCGATCATCACGCGGTGCGCGGCGGGCTTGCGATCAGCGGGCTCTACGATCTCGAGCCGATACGGCTGTCGTATCTCAACGAGAAGCTGAGGCTGGAGTCGGACGAAGTCGTGCCGCTCAGCCCGCTGCACAACATCCCCGGGAATTCACCGCCGCTCATCGTCACGTACGGAACCCGCGAGCTGCCGGAATTACAACGGCAGTCGGAGGAGTACGCGGCCGCGCGCGCCGCGGCCGGCCTGCCGGGCCGCGTCGAGCCGGTCGAGGGGTGCAATCACTACACGATGCTCGAAGAGCTCGCGGACCCGCGGGGGGCGTTGATGGAGCTCGTGCTCGAGTTGATTCGGGGCTAA
- a CDS encoding tripartite tricarboxylate transporter substrate binding protein, translated as MFARIIAAAFAACFASTAPAQSYPSRPVRLVVPYPPGGGTDIIGRVVAQKIGDALGQQVVVDNRGGAGGVIGTEIVAHAAPDGYTLLMAPTSHVINPSIYSKLSYDTEKDFAPITLAASATIVLAAHPSVAAKTLKELIALARAKPGELTFGSAGNGTVFHLAGELFKRQAGIQMTHVPFKGGGPTVAALAGGQISAAFETMLALSPHIKAGRARALAITSARRSSVMPDVPTTVELGFPGIVAENWYGFYAPRGTPKAIVARVNAEILKALKQPEVKERFQGLGTEVIGTSPEQLGEFVHKELAKWSRTAKEAGAHVE; from the coding sequence ATGTTCGCACGCATCATCGCAGCAGCATTCGCAGCATGCTTCGCTTCGACGGCCCCTGCGCAGTCGTATCCGTCGCGCCCGGTCCGCCTCGTGGTGCCCTACCCGCCCGGCGGCGGCACCGACATCATCGGGCGGGTCGTCGCGCAGAAGATCGGCGACGCACTGGGACAGCAGGTCGTCGTGGACAACCGCGGCGGCGCGGGCGGCGTGATCGGCACCGAGATCGTCGCGCACGCCGCGCCGGACGGCTATACGCTGCTCATGGCGCCGACGAGCCACGTCATCAACCCCAGCATCTATTCGAAGCTGTCCTACGACACCGAGAAGGATTTCGCGCCGATCACCCTCGCGGCGTCGGCGACGATCGTGCTCGCGGCCCACCCTTCGGTGGCGGCGAAGACGCTCAAGGAGCTGATCGCGCTCGCCAGGGCCAAACCCGGCGAGCTCACCTTCGGCTCGGCCGGCAACGGGACGGTCTTCCATCTCGCCGGCGAGCTCTTCAAGCGGCAGGCGGGCATCCAGATGACGCACGTGCCTTTCAAGGGCGGCGGCCCCACCGTCGCGGCGCTCGCCGGCGGACAGATCTCCGCGGCGTTCGAGACCATGCTCGCGCTCTCGCCGCACATCAAAGCCGGCCGCGCGCGTGCGCTCGCGATCACCAGCGCCAGGCGCTCGTCGGTGATGCCCGATGTGCCGACGACGGTCGAGCTCGGCTTCCCCGGCATCGTCGCCGAGAACTGGTACGGCTTTTATGCGCCGCGCGGCACGCCGAAGGCGATCGTCGCGCGCGTCAACGCCGAGATCCTGAAGGCGCTCAAGCAGCCCGAAGTGAAAGAGCGCTTCCAGGGACTCGGCACCGAAGTGATCGGCACTTCGCCCGAGCAGCTCGGCGAGTTCGTGCACAAGGAGCTCGCGAAATGGAGCCGGACCGCGAAAGAGGCCGGCGCCCACGTCGAATAA
- the fahA gene encoding fumarylacetoacetase, whose product MSHAIDETHEASARSWVESANAHRDFPIQNLPHGVFGTAAEDPRGGVAIGDEILDMQRAVEADLFSGDALAAARAAALPTLNAFMALGASKRAALRKRLFELLSAGEGGSQAHKLAPTLLHRAANCTMHVPAAIGSYTDFFAGIHHAHNGGVRNKRVPPLLSNYKHVPVAYHSRASSIVVSGTPIRRPNGQRKRPDETAPTFGPARNLDMELELGVWIGPGNTLGEPIPISRASEHIVGLCMLNDWSARDIQTWEYQPLGPFLAKNFGTTISPWVVTMEALAPYARAQPPRPEGDPRPLPYLWDEGDQAGGAYDIGLEVLIRTPLMREQRMPAHRISASNVKHLYWTLAQMVAHHTCGGCNLQPGDIFGSGTLSAPERSGWGSLSELSEDGRVKIDLPSGEQRTFLEDGDELTLRARAERDGYASIGFGDCTGTITPAL is encoded by the coding sequence ATGAGCCACGCTATCGACGAAACGCACGAAGCATCCGCGAGAAGCTGGGTCGAATCCGCGAACGCACACCGCGACTTCCCGATACAGAACCTGCCGCACGGCGTGTTCGGCACCGCGGCGGAAGATCCGCGCGGCGGTGTGGCGATCGGCGACGAGATCCTCGACATGCAGCGCGCGGTCGAAGCGGATCTCTTCAGCGGCGATGCGCTGGCCGCGGCGCGCGCCGCGGCTTTGCCGACGCTGAATGCGTTCATGGCGCTCGGCGCGTCGAAGCGCGCGGCATTGCGCAAGCGGCTCTTCGAGCTGCTCTCGGCGGGCGAGGGCGGCTCGCAAGCGCACAAGCTCGCGCCGACGCTGCTGCATCGCGCGGCCAACTGCACGATGCACGTGCCGGCGGCGATCGGCTCGTACACCGATTTCTTCGCCGGCATCCATCACGCGCACAACGGCGGCGTGCGCAACAAGCGCGTGCCGCCGCTGCTGTCGAACTACAAGCACGTGCCGGTCGCGTATCACAGTCGCGCGTCGTCGATCGTGGTCTCCGGCACGCCGATCAGGAGGCCGAACGGACAGCGCAAGCGCCCCGACGAGACCGCGCCGACCTTCGGGCCTGCGCGCAACCTCGACATGGAGCTCGAGCTCGGTGTGTGGATAGGGCCGGGCAACACGCTCGGGGAGCCGATCCCGATCTCGCGCGCGAGCGAGCACATCGTGGGCCTGTGCATGCTCAACGACTGGTCGGCGCGAGACATCCAGACGTGGGAATACCAGCCGCTCGGGCCATTTCTGGCGAAGAACTTCGGCACCACGATCTCGCCGTGGGTGGTGACGATGGAAGCGCTCGCGCCGTATGCGCGCGCCCAGCCGCCGCGGCCGGAAGGCGACCCCAGGCCGCTGCCCTATCTATGGGACGAAGGCGACCAGGCGGGCGGCGCGTACGACATCGGTCTCGAAGTGCTGATCCGCACGCCGCTCATGCGCGAGCAGCGCATGCCGGCGCACCGCATCTCGGCGTCGAACGTGAAGCACCTTTACTGGACGCTCGCGCAGATGGTCGCGCACCACACCTGCGGCGGGTGCAACCTCCAGCCGGGAGACATCTTCGGCAGCGGCACGCTCTCCGCCCCCGAGCGCAGCGGTTGGGGCAGCCTCTCCGAGCTGTCGGAAGACGGCCGGGTGAAGATCGACCTGCCGTCGGGCGAGCAGCGCACCTTCCTCGAGGACGGTGACGAGCTCACGCTGCGGGCGCGTGCCGAGCGCGACGGTTATGCGTCGATCGGGTTCGGTGATTGCACCGGGACGATCACGCCGGCTTTGTAG
- a CDS encoding xanthine dehydrogenase family protein subunit M — translation MQPFTYTRAMEIDKAIAAAAAPGAKYLAGGTNLVDLMKGGVETPQALVDIRRLGLDAVEELPDGGVRIGALAKNSDVADHPLIRRLYPLLARALLSGATPQLRNAATVGGNILQRTRCHYFYDTAFAACNKRDPGSGCAALEGENRMHAILGSSEHCVATHPSDMCVALSALDALVRVRGAAGERTISMLDFHRLPGDEPHVETRLIPGELIVAVDLPASAFVRHCAYLKVRDRASFAFALVSVAAAFRVHEGLIRDARIALGGVAHKPWRAFDAEQMLLDTPVDAAPLEQAAEAALAGARALAHNAFKIDLARRAVLRALRVARQ, via the coding sequence ATGCAGCCGTTCACGTATACGCGCGCGATGGAGATCGACAAGGCGATCGCCGCGGCGGCCGCGCCCGGCGCGAAGTATCTGGCGGGCGGCACCAATCTCGTCGACCTGATGAAAGGCGGCGTGGAGACGCCGCAGGCGCTCGTCGACATCCGCCGCCTGGGGCTCGACGCCGTCGAAGAGCTCCCCGACGGCGGCGTTCGCATCGGCGCGCTCGCGAAGAACAGCGACGTCGCCGATCATCCGCTGATACGCCGGCTCTATCCGCTGCTCGCCCGCGCGCTGCTTTCGGGCGCGACACCGCAATTGCGTAACGCCGCGACCGTCGGCGGCAACATCCTCCAGCGCACGCGCTGCCATTACTTCTACGACACCGCGTTCGCAGCCTGCAACAAGCGCGACCCCGGCTCGGGCTGCGCCGCGCTCGAAGGCGAGAACCGCATGCACGCGATCCTGGGCAGCAGCGAGCACTGCGTCGCGACGCATCCTTCGGACATGTGCGTCGCGCTGTCCGCTCTCGACGCGCTGGTGCGCGTGCGCGGCGCGGCGGGTGAGCGCACGATCTCGATGCTCGACTTCCACCGCCTGCCCGGCGACGAGCCCCACGTCGAGACGCGCCTGATCCCGGGCGAGCTCATCGTCGCGGTGGACCTGCCCGCCTCGGCGTTCGTGAGGCACTGCGCGTATCTCAAGGTGCGCGACCGCGCGAGCTTCGCGTTCGCGCTCGTTTCGGTGGCCGCCGCATTCCGCGTGCACGAAGGCCTGATCCGCGACGCGCGCATCGCGCTCGGCGGCGTCGCGCACAAACCGTGGCGCGCGTTCGACGCCGAACAGATGCTGCTCGATACCCCGGTCGATGCGGCGCCGCTCGAACAGGCCGCGGAGGCCGCGCTCGCCGGTGCGCGCGCGCTCGCGCACAACGCCTTCAAGATCGACCTCGCGCGCCGCGCGGTGTTGCGCGCGCTGCGCGTGGCTCGGCAATGA
- a CDS encoding xanthine dehydrogenase family protein molybdopterin-binding subunit — MSAIGKPSDRPDGHAKVSGSAEYTGDVALQGLLYARLVESTVAAGRILHIDSARAEALPGVRLVLTHLNAERLPKDGQAGYGPPAGRKLSVLQDDAVHYDRQPIAVVVADTPHDAAHAASLIEVEYEAKAARLDFEAAKADAYPDPDSEDYVRGKPEAALAASSVRMSARYTTPLEFHNAMEPHTTTAVWNEDTLTVYDSTQFIFGVRKVLAKTFGIDEGHVRVVSTNTGGGFGGKGSVWSHVVLAAMAAREVAAPVRLALERPQLFGPVGGRPRTEQHLAIGASEDGRLSAITHEFYTDTSEIEDWGEDCGSSARMLYLCDNVRASARLVKMNLGTPTFQRAPGHTPGSFAVESAIDELACRLGIDPVELRLKNHADKDPEKDLPFSSKSLRECYAAASTRFGWAKRNPAPRSMRAGDALIGYGMATATYPVHRMRAAASVEITPAGIALVRAGTQEIGTGTVAVMTQIAADALGIDPDRVRFELGDTDYPRAPITAGSMTVASLGPAVHAACELLRGQIDKRKPKDEPLLDFVARHPNEPFRAGAETKQGKEKDAYSMHAFGAVFAEVRIDADLCEVRVPRIVGAYGCGRIINPKTARNQIAGGIVWGIGMALHEHGLLDERYGRIVNANLSEYHVPVNADVGEIDVIFVDEDDPHVNPLGAKGIGEIGITGVAAAIANAVYHATGKRIRDLPITVEKLL; from the coding sequence ATGAGCGCGATCGGCAAACCGTCCGACCGTCCCGACGGCCACGCGAAAGTCAGCGGCAGCGCCGAGTACACCGGCGACGTCGCGTTGCAGGGTCTCCTGTACGCGCGCCTCGTCGAGAGCACCGTCGCCGCCGGGCGCATCCTACACATCGACAGCGCCCGCGCCGAGGCGCTGCCCGGTGTGCGGCTCGTGCTCACGCACCTCAACGCCGAGCGGCTGCCGAAGGACGGCCAGGCGGGTTACGGGCCGCCCGCGGGACGCAAGCTCTCCGTGCTCCAGGACGATGCGGTCCATTACGACCGCCAGCCGATCGCCGTGGTCGTCGCCGACACGCCGCACGATGCGGCGCACGCGGCGTCGCTGATCGAGGTGGAGTACGAAGCGAAGGCCGCGCGGCTCGACTTCGAGGCGGCGAAAGCCGACGCGTATCCCGATCCGGATTCCGAGGACTACGTCCGCGGCAAGCCCGAAGCGGCGCTGGCCGCCTCGTCGGTGCGCATGAGCGCCCGCTACACGACTCCGCTCGAGTTCCACAACGCGATGGAGCCGCACACCACCACCGCGGTATGGAACGAGGACACGCTCACCGTATACGACTCGACGCAGTTCATCTTCGGCGTGCGCAAGGTGCTCGCGAAGACCTTCGGGATCGACGAAGGACACGTGCGCGTGGTCTCGACGAACACCGGCGGCGGTTTCGGCGGCAAGGGATCGGTGTGGTCGCACGTCGTGCTCGCCGCGATGGCGGCGCGCGAGGTCGCCGCACCGGTGCGCCTCGCGCTCGAGCGGCCGCAGCTCTTCGGCCCGGTCGGCGGTCGGCCGCGCACCGAGCAGCACCTCGCGATCGGCGCGAGCGAAGACGGGCGCCTGAGCGCGATCACCCACGAGTTCTACACCGACACGTCCGAGATCGAGGACTGGGGCGAGGACTGCGGCAGCTCGGCGCGCATGCTCTATCTCTGCGACAACGTGAGGGCGAGCGCGCGCCTGGTGAAGATGAACCTCGGCACGCCGACGTTCCAGCGCGCGCCGGGGCATACGCCGGGCAGCTTCGCGGTCGAGTCGGCGATCGACGAGCTCGCGTGCCGGCTGGGCATCGATCCCGTCGAGCTGCGTCTGAAGAACCACGCGGACAAGGATCCGGAGAAAGACCTGCCTTTCTCGAGCAAGTCGCTGCGCGAGTGCTACGCCGCGGCCTCGACGCGCTTCGGCTGGGCGAAGCGCAACCCCGCCCCGCGCTCGATGCGCGCGGGTGACGCGCTGATCGGCTACGGCATGGCGACCGCGACCTACCCGGTGCACCGCATGCGCGCCGCGGCTTCGGTCGAGATCACGCCCGCGGGCATCGCGCTCGTGCGCGCCGGCACGCAGGAGATCGGCACCGGCACCGTCGCGGTGATGACGCAGATCGCCGCGGACGCGCTGGGCATCGATCCCGACCGCGTGCGCTTCGAGCTCGGCGACACCGATTACCCGCGCGCGCCGATCACCGCGGGCTCGATGACCGTCGCGAGCCTCGGCCCGGCGGTGCACGCGGCGTGCGAGCTGTTGCGCGGCCAGATCGACAAGCGCAAACCGAAAGACGAGCCGCTGCTCGACTTCGTCGCGCGCCATCCGAACGAGCCGTTCAGGGCCGGCGCCGAAACGAAGCAAGGCAAGGAGAAGGACGCGTATTCGATGCACGCCTTCGGCGCGGTCTTCGCCGAGGTGCGCATCGACGCGGACCTGTGCGAAGTGCGCGTGCCGCGCATCGTCGGCGCTTACGGCTGCGGGCGCATCATCAATCCGAAGACCGCGCGCAACCAGATCGCCGGCGGCATCGTCTGGGGCATCGGCATGGCCTTGCACGAGCACGGCCTGCTCGACGAGCGCTACGGGCGCATCGTCAACGCCAACCTCTCCGAGTACCACGTCCCGGTGAACGCCGACGTCGGCGAGATCGACGTGATCTTCGTCGACGAGGACGACCCGCACGTGAATCCTTTAGGCGCCAAAGGGATCGGCGAGATCGGGATCACGGGTGTTGCGGCAGCCATTGCCAACGCCGTCTACCACGCGACCGGGAAACGCATCCGCGATCTGCCGATCACCGTCGAGAAGCTGCTCTAG
- a CDS encoding tripartite tricarboxylate transporter substrate binding protein: MRRRGIAASAACALAFSGALFAQTYPAKPIRIVSPFPPGGSVDLVARLLANDLAKPLGQQVVVDNRSGASGNIGSEVVKNAAPDGYTLLINTLPFVTNQFLYSRVPYDPVNDFAPISLICGSSSVLTVHPSLPVKNVKELIALAKANPGKLNYGSAGVATNPHISGELFNYLAKTDLVAVQFKGGGPAVIATMSGETQITFTSVSETYPHVLSKRLRALGVTTTTRQKVLPDVPTIAEAGVPGYEFTTWHALVAPRATPPAAIALLNDKIRATFRTPEQKERFADRALEVIASTPEELSAHLKREAQKYGKVIKERGMKAD; this comes from the coding sequence ATGCGAAGAAGAGGTATCGCCGCGAGCGCCGCCTGCGCGCTCGCCTTCAGCGGCGCGCTGTTCGCACAGACCTATCCGGCGAAACCGATCCGCATCGTCTCGCCTTTCCCGCCCGGCGGCAGCGTCGACCTCGTCGCGCGCCTGCTCGCCAACGACCTCGCGAAACCGCTCGGGCAGCAGGTGGTGGTCGACAATCGCTCGGGCGCGTCGGGCAACATCGGCAGCGAAGTGGTCAAGAACGCGGCGCCCGACGGCTATACGCTGCTCATCAACACGCTGCCGTTCGTCACCAACCAGTTCCTCTACAGCCGCGTCCCGTACGATCCGGTCAACGACTTCGCGCCGATATCGCTCATCTGCGGATCGTCGTCGGTCCTGACGGTGCACCCGTCGCTGCCGGTGAAGAACGTGAAGGAGCTGATCGCGCTGGCGAAAGCCAATCCCGGGAAGCTCAACTACGGCTCGGCCGGCGTCGCCACCAACCCGCACATCTCGGGCGAGCTCTTCAACTATCTCGCCAAGACCGATCTGGTCGCGGTGCAGTTCAAGGGCGGCGGGCCGGCGGTGATCGCGACGATGAGCGGCGAGACGCAGATCACCTTCACCAGCGTCAGCGAGACCTATCCGCACGTGCTCTCCAAGCGCCTGCGCGCGCTCGGCGTGACCACGACGACACGGCAGAAGGTGCTGCCCGACGTCCCGACGATCGCCGAAGCGGGCGTGCCGGGTTACGAGTTCACCACGTGGCACGCGCTGGTCGCGCCCAGGGCGACACCGCCTGCGGCGATCGCGCTGCTCAACGACAAGATCCGCGCGACCTTCCGCACGCCCGAGCAGAAAGAGCGCTTCGCCGACCGCGCGCTCGAGGTGATCGCGAGCACGCCGGAGGAGCTTTCGGCGCATCTGAAGCGCGAAGCCCAGAAGTACGGCAAGGTCATCAAGGAACGGGGGATGAAAGCCGATTGA
- a CDS encoding DUF1289 domain-containing protein has translation MSTDEEHVESPCVRNCCLDDADVCMGCFRTLREICDWHSANDAQRREILARCAERREHHVSRPRTRRSHVGER, from the coding sequence TTGAGCACGGACGAAGAGCACGTCGAAAGCCCCTGCGTGCGCAACTGCTGCCTCGACGACGCCGACGTGTGCATGGGGTGCTTTCGCACGCTGCGCGAGATCTGCGACTGGCATTCGGCGAACGACGCGCAGAGGCGCGAGATCCTCGCGCGCTGCGCCGAGCGGCGCGAGCACCACGTGAGCCGTCCCCGCACGCGCCGCAGTCACGTCGGTGAACGTTAA